A region of Mugil cephalus isolate CIBA_MC_2020 chromosome 3, CIBA_Mcephalus_1.1, whole genome shotgun sequence DNA encodes the following proteins:
- the spi1b gene encoding transcription factor PU.1b isoform X2, with amino-acid sequence MLHPYRMESYLIPPHTEEMYDPEIYRHQIEYYNPYVLDADIQAEFENLQESNFTELQSVPALHPPGLIRHEPIRYEAENLLDPNLGAHAHVLQQPREHRETKPIRQCWCLSGARCTPHVSNQMKIYFKCQVAFFPRTVYQQHVSQRSSDDEDHGGRSPPLEVSDEECLRDRVPYVTSGELGNKKKIRLYQFLLDLLRNGDMKDSIWWVDRDKGTFQFSSKHKEALAHRWGIQKGNRKKMTYQKMARALRNYGKTGEVKKIKKKLTYQFSDEVLGKSHLERKPYM; translated from the exons ATGTTGCATCCGTACAGAATGGAGAGCTACCTCATCCCGCCT CACACAGAAGAAATGTACGACCCTGAGATCTACAGGCATCAAATTGAGTATTATAATCCATACGTCCTAGACGCAGATATCCAGGCAG AGTTCGAAAACCTCCAAGAAAGCAACTTCACAGAACTGCAGAGCGTGCCTGCCCTCCACCCGCCTGGCCTCATACGACACGAGCCCATACGATACGAGGCGGAGAACCTGCTGGATCCCAACCTCGGAGCGCATGCGCACGTCTTACAGCAGCCG CGCgagcacagagaaacaaaaccaatacGTCAGTGCTGGTGTCTGTCCGGCGCTCGCTGTACACCACACGTCAGCAACCAGATGAAAATATACTTTAAGTGTCAG GTAGCGTTCTTTCCCCGGACCGTGTACCAACAGCACGTGTCCCAACGCAGCTCCGACGACGAGGACCACGGAGGACGGAGTCCCCCGCTGGAGGTGTCTGACGAGGAGTGCTTGAGAGACAGGGTCCCTTATGTCACATCAGGAGAGCTGG GCAACAAAAAGAAGATCCGCTTGTACCAGTTCCTGTTGGACCTTTTAAGGAACGGCGACATGAAGGACAGTATCTGGTGGGTGGACAGAGACAAAGGGACGTTCCAGTTTTCTTCCAAACACAAGGAGGCCCTGGCGCACCGCTGGGGGATCCAGAAGGGCAACCGCAAAAAAATGACCTACCAGAAGATGGCTCGGGCCCTGCGCAACTACGGCAAAACCGGGGAGGTGAAAAAGATCAAGAAGAAGCTGACGTACCAGTTCAGCGACGAGGTGCTGGGGAAGAGTCACCTGGAGAGGAAGCCCTACATGTAG
- the spi1b gene encoding transcription factor PU.1b isoform X1 translates to MLHPYRMESYLIPPHTEEMYDPEIYRHQIEYYNPYVLDADIQADHWDYHPHPHVHPAEFENLQESNFTELQSVPALHPPGLIRHEPIRYEAENLLDPNLGAHAHVLQQPREHRETKPIRQCWCLSGARCTPHVSNQMKIYFKCQVAFFPRTVYQQHVSQRSSDDEDHGGRSPPLEVSDEECLRDRVPYVTSGELGNKKKIRLYQFLLDLLRNGDMKDSIWWVDRDKGTFQFSSKHKEALAHRWGIQKGNRKKMTYQKMARALRNYGKTGEVKKIKKKLTYQFSDEVLGKSHLERKPYM, encoded by the exons ATGTTGCATCCGTACAGAATGGAGAGCTACCTCATCCCGCCT CACACAGAAGAAATGTACGACCCTGAGATCTACAGGCATCAAATTGAGTATTATAATCCATACGTCCTAGACGCAGATATCCAGGCAG ATCACTGGGACTACCACCCTCACCCTCACGTACACCCCGCAGAGTTCGAAAACCTCCAAGAAAGCAACTTCACAGAACTGCAGAGCGTGCCTGCCCTCCACCCGCCTGGCCTCATACGACACGAGCCCATACGATACGAGGCGGAGAACCTGCTGGATCCCAACCTCGGAGCGCATGCGCACGTCTTACAGCAGCCG CGCgagcacagagaaacaaaaccaatacGTCAGTGCTGGTGTCTGTCCGGCGCTCGCTGTACACCACACGTCAGCAACCAGATGAAAATATACTTTAAGTGTCAG GTAGCGTTCTTTCCCCGGACCGTGTACCAACAGCACGTGTCCCAACGCAGCTCCGACGACGAGGACCACGGAGGACGGAGTCCCCCGCTGGAGGTGTCTGACGAGGAGTGCTTGAGAGACAGGGTCCCTTATGTCACATCAGGAGAGCTGG GCAACAAAAAGAAGATCCGCTTGTACCAGTTCCTGTTGGACCTTTTAAGGAACGGCGACATGAAGGACAGTATCTGGTGGGTGGACAGAGACAAAGGGACGTTCCAGTTTTCTTCCAAACACAAGGAGGCCCTGGCGCACCGCTGGGGGATCCAGAAGGGCAACCGCAAAAAAATGACCTACCAGAAGATGGCTCGGGCCCTGCGCAACTACGGCAAAACCGGGGAGGTGAAAAAGATCAAGAAGAAGCTGACGTACCAGTTCAGCGACGAGGTGCTGGGGAAGAGTCACCTGGAGAGGAAGCCCTACATGTAG
- the spi1b gene encoding transcription factor PU.1b isoform X3, which produces MLHPYRMESYLIPPHTEEMYDPEIYRHQIEYYNPYVLDADIQADHWDYHPHPHVHPAEFENLQESNFTELQSVPALHPPGLIRHEPIRYEAENLLDPNLGAHAHVLQQPVAFFPRTVYQQHVSQRSSDDEDHGGRSPPLEVSDEECLRDRVPYVTSGELGNKKKIRLYQFLLDLLRNGDMKDSIWWVDRDKGTFQFSSKHKEALAHRWGIQKGNRKKMTYQKMARALRNYGKTGEVKKIKKKLTYQFSDEVLGKSHLERKPYM; this is translated from the exons ATGTTGCATCCGTACAGAATGGAGAGCTACCTCATCCCGCCT CACACAGAAGAAATGTACGACCCTGAGATCTACAGGCATCAAATTGAGTATTATAATCCATACGTCCTAGACGCAGATATCCAGGCAG ATCACTGGGACTACCACCCTCACCCTCACGTACACCCCGCAGAGTTCGAAAACCTCCAAGAAAGCAACTTCACAGAACTGCAGAGCGTGCCTGCCCTCCACCCGCCTGGCCTCATACGACACGAGCCCATACGATACGAGGCGGAGAACCTGCTGGATCCCAACCTCGGAGCGCATGCGCACGTCTTACAGCAGCCG GTAGCGTTCTTTCCCCGGACCGTGTACCAACAGCACGTGTCCCAACGCAGCTCCGACGACGAGGACCACGGAGGACGGAGTCCCCCGCTGGAGGTGTCTGACGAGGAGTGCTTGAGAGACAGGGTCCCTTATGTCACATCAGGAGAGCTGG GCAACAAAAAGAAGATCCGCTTGTACCAGTTCCTGTTGGACCTTTTAAGGAACGGCGACATGAAGGACAGTATCTGGTGGGTGGACAGAGACAAAGGGACGTTCCAGTTTTCTTCCAAACACAAGGAGGCCCTGGCGCACCGCTGGGGGATCCAGAAGGGCAACCGCAAAAAAATGACCTACCAGAAGATGGCTCGGGCCCTGCGCAACTACGGCAAAACCGGGGAGGTGAAAAAGATCAAGAAGAAGCTGACGTACCAGTTCAGCGACGAGGTGCTGGGGAAGAGTCACCTGGAGAGGAAGCCCTACATGTAG